A DNA window from Arachis hypogaea cultivar Tifrunner chromosome 18, arahy.Tifrunner.gnm2.J5K5, whole genome shotgun sequence contains the following coding sequences:
- the LOC112771550 gene encoding tRNA dimethylallyltransferase 9 isoform X1 — MIHNGVCNLRTCLRLPETSLSRSPPLSLALRRRYLAGASAAAKKEKEKVIVISGPTGTGKSRLALELAKRLNGEIVSADSIQVYRGLDIGSAKPSQNDRKEVPHHLVDILHPSEDYSVGQFFEDARQATRSILDKGRVPIVVGGTGLYLRWFIYGKPDVPIASPEIASKVHLELAELQRKEEWDAAVQLVVKAGDPKAQLLPVNDWYRLRRSLEIIKSSGSPPSAFRVPYDSFRKQDDFSVIDGSESSRANTTEETNMSDLDYEFMCFFLSVQRLDLYKSLDYRCEEMLLGRDGILSEAQWLLNLGLLPNSNSATRGIGYRQAMEYLLSCRKLNGQSSVGEFYKFLSEFQKVSRNFAKRQLTWFRNEKIYDWLDASKPLETVLNFIVDSYQNRSGRLVVPENLRMPRDISNHREANLIKSYRTRNRHFLKREDSSHILDWIGETQSGIRRLENPREANYERV, encoded by the exons ATGATTCACAATGGAGTCTGTAACCTCCGCACCTGCCTCCGTCTCCCGGAGACCTCGCTTTCTCGATCACCACCGCTTTCCCTCGCTCTTCGCCGGCGATACCTTGCCGGCGCTTCCGCCGCCGccaagaaggagaaagagaaggtgaTAGTCATTTCCGGACCCACCGGTACCGGCAAGAGCCGCCTGGCTCTTGAGCTCGCCAAGCGCCTCAACGGGGAAATAGTCAGTGCCGACTCTATCCAG GTATATCGGGGTCTTGATATTGGatctgcaaagccttcccaaaatGATAGAAAG GAGGTACCACATCATCTGGTTGACATACTGCATCCATCTGAAG aCTATTCTGTTGGACAGTTTTTCGAGGATGCAAGGCAAGCTACAAGATCTATTCTTGACAAAGGGCGTGTTCCCATAGTTGTCGGGGGCACTGGACTGTATTTAAGATG GTTCATATATGGAAAGCCAGATGTGCCTATAGCTTCTCCGGAGATTGCATCCAAAGTACATCTAGAGTTGGCTGAACTACAGAGAAAAGAAGAATGGGATGCAGCTGTGCAATTGGTTGTAAAAGCCGGTGATCCGAAGGCCCAACTTTTACCAGTGAATGATTGGTATCGCTTACGGCGTAGCCTGGAAATTATTAAG TCCAGTGGGTCACCTCCTTCTGCTTTTCGGGTACCATATGATTCTTTCAGGAAACAGGATGACTTTAGTGTTATTGATGGTTCTGAGTCATCTAGGGCAAACACAACAGAAGAAACCAATATGTCAGATTTGGACTacgagtttatgtgttttttccTTTCTGTCCAAAGACTTGACCTCTATAAATCACTTGATTATCGGTGTGAAGAAATGCTATTAG GAAGGGATGGGATTCTATCTGAGGCTCAGTGGCTTCTTAATTTGGGTCTTCTTCCAAATTCGAATTCTGCAACACGAGGAATTGGTTACAGACAA GCCATGGAGTACTTATTAAGTTGCAGAAAGCTAAATGGTCAGAGTTCAGTAGGAGAATTTTACAAGTTCTTATCTGAATTTCAAAAAGTATCACG GAATTTTGCGAAGAGACAGCTGACATGGTTTCGAAATGAAAAAATATATGACTGGCTTGATGCTTCTAAACCTCTG GAAACAGTACTCAACTTCATTGTTGATTCATACCAGAACAGGAGCGGAAGGCTTGTTGTGCCCGAGAATCTAAGAATGCCACGAGATATTTCTAATCACCGAGAAGCTAATTTAATTAAGTCCTACAGAACCAGAAATAG GCATTTTTTGAAGCGGGAAGATTCTTCTCATATTCTGGACTGGATAGGGGAGACCCAAAG TGGGATACGAAGACTGGAAAATCCAAGAGAGGCAAATTACGAGAGAGTCTGA
- the LOC112771550 gene encoding tRNA dimethylallyltransferase 9 isoform X2: MEMMLVHLLGFCCICVTSSLTYIGVLILDLQSLPKMIERRYHIIWLTYCIHLKFFEDARQATRSILDKGRVPIVVGGTGLYLRWFIYGKPDVPIASPEIASKVHLELAELQRKEEWDAAVQLVVKAGDPKAQLLPVNDWYRLRRSLEIIKSSGSPPSAFRVPYDSFRKQDDFSVIDGSESSRANTTEETNMSDLDYEFMCFFLSVQRLDLYKSLDYRCEEMLLGRDGILSEAQWLLNLGLLPNSNSATRGIGYRQAMEYLLSCRKLNGQSSVGEFYKFLSEFQKVSRNFAKRQLTWFRNEKIYDWLDASKPLETVLNFIVDSYQNRSGRLVVPENLRMPRDISNHREANLIKSYRTRNRHFLKREDSSHILDWIGETQSGIRRLENPREANYERV; this comes from the exons ATGGAAATGATGCTTGTCCATCTCCTTGGATTTTGCTGTATTTGTGTTACTTCCTCTTTGAC GTATATCGGGGTCTTGATATTGGatctgcaaagccttcccaaaatGATAGAAAG GAGGTACCACATCATCTGGTTGACATACTGCATCCATCTGAAG TTTTTCGAGGATGCAAGGCAAGCTACAAGATCTATTCTTGACAAAGGGCGTGTTCCCATAGTTGTCGGGGGCACTGGACTGTATTTAAGATG GTTCATATATGGAAAGCCAGATGTGCCTATAGCTTCTCCGGAGATTGCATCCAAAGTACATCTAGAGTTGGCTGAACTACAGAGAAAAGAAGAATGGGATGCAGCTGTGCAATTGGTTGTAAAAGCCGGTGATCCGAAGGCCCAACTTTTACCAGTGAATGATTGGTATCGCTTACGGCGTAGCCTGGAAATTATTAAG TCCAGTGGGTCACCTCCTTCTGCTTTTCGGGTACCATATGATTCTTTCAGGAAACAGGATGACTTTAGTGTTATTGATGGTTCTGAGTCATCTAGGGCAAACACAACAGAAGAAACCAATATGTCAGATTTGGACTacgagtttatgtgttttttccTTTCTGTCCAAAGACTTGACCTCTATAAATCACTTGATTATCGGTGTGAAGAAATGCTATTAG GAAGGGATGGGATTCTATCTGAGGCTCAGTGGCTTCTTAATTTGGGTCTTCTTCCAAATTCGAATTCTGCAACACGAGGAATTGGTTACAGACAA GCCATGGAGTACTTATTAAGTTGCAGAAAGCTAAATGGTCAGAGTTCAGTAGGAGAATTTTACAAGTTCTTATCTGAATTTCAAAAAGTATCACG GAATTTTGCGAAGAGACAGCTGACATGGTTTCGAAATGAAAAAATATATGACTGGCTTGATGCTTCTAAACCTCTG GAAACAGTACTCAACTTCATTGTTGATTCATACCAGAACAGGAGCGGAAGGCTTGTTGTGCCCGAGAATCTAAGAATGCCACGAGATATTTCTAATCACCGAGAAGCTAATTTAATTAAGTCCTACAGAACCAGAAATAG GCATTTTTTGAAGCGGGAAGATTCTTCTCATATTCTGGACTGGATAGGGGAGACCCAAAG TGGGATACGAAGACTGGAAAATCCAAGAGAGGCAAATTACGAGAGAGTCTGA